In one window of Pseudochaenichthys georgianus chromosome 5, fPseGeo1.2, whole genome shotgun sequence DNA:
- the LOC139433887 gene encoding uncharacterized protein, which yields MITAWAVDTVADDDILSQPPPLSPVNECDNPDCKEWRLEANAVRAQRDIYAAEVKSLRCKLQQRIKDKRQRMDQRAGDMPAFDGEERERVILKKRPRPESTPTRLSKSKGPSCSKSPIPACSTSPIPACSTSPIPACSKSPTGSHTHSPSSSEPASIHTEASSTSPPINSPWFRGRGRGNIMRDITFPRIMEEYLQGYREHYAGIDPPVRLQENTVSKLSRVKSFLSFMAHGFNRLSDWLFLRDLKRIRGWSRSLMKSSLQVTTSDFYIKNISHFLKYMADTPCKGSRLSQTDMILIKREVVAILKSLKRKVLIHQMQVKRDKMEGLPSHNDLMTCLTSTTTRIPQLLDVMASNPTTATRTLLYGYMTLHWSCIYGHRPGVYSNMTNAEVRKADTTGTAFGYLVHVSNHKTANAFGEAQLYLTVEEFGWMKRWLEIKGTLTCTQSRYFLYTEGKNPFRKLAYSLRLAWADVGLRSPINFTDLRTVHADNAKRFQDKGNRQRVSDFMCHNTATADKFYANNPSLKEAADIRLLFTQSLQAAAAASTAAAGNEDTFAGIDIDSDNSGEEHSPAPYQDSLPRHVPKRDQSLAEHNPSDMGEERVPYSAPTSPTVASDQLVNMQCVVVISPLVNTLYPV from the exons atgattaccgcttgggctgttgacacggtggcagacgacgatatactgtcacaacctccacccttgtccccggtgaatgaatgtgacaacccggactgcaaagaatggaggctggaggctaacgcagtgagggctcagcgggacatatatgctgctgaggtgaaatccctgcgctgcaagttgcagcagaggataaaggacaagcgacagaggatggatcagcgggccggggacatgcccgcgttcgatggggaggaacgagagcgggtcattctgaagaaacgaccccgaccagagtcgacaccaacgaggctgtccaagtcgaaaggtccctcctgcagcaagtctcccattcctgcctgcagcacgtctcccattcccgcctgcagcacgtctcccattcccgcctgcagcaagtcccccactggctctcacacccattcacccagctcctcagagcctgcatccatccataccgaggcctcgtcaacctcccctcccataaattccccctggttccggggcaggggccggggaaatataatgcgggacataacattcccacggatcatgg aggagtatctgcaaggataccgggagcattatgcaggtatcgacccaccagtgaggctccaggaaaacacagtctccaaactaagcagagtgaagtcgttcctcagtttcatggcacacggtttcaatcgcctgtctgactggctctttttgagggatctcaagaggatacgcgggtggtcccggagcctgatgaagtcaagccttcaggtcacgacctccgacttctacatcaagaatatatcacactttctcaagtacatggccgacacaccgtgcaaggggagcaggctcagccaaacggacatgattttaatcaaacgggaagtagttgccatcctgaagtccctgaagagaaaagtacttatccaccagatgcaagtgaagcgtgacaagatggaaggtctgccgagccacaacgacctaatgacatgcttgacttcgaccaccactcgcatccctcagctcctggatgtgatggccagcaatccgactaccgcgacccggacactgctctatgggtatatgactcttcattggagctgcatttatggccaccgtccgggggtctactccaacatgaccaacgccgaggtccgaaaggcggatacaactggcactgccttcggctacctggttcat gtaagtaaccacaagacggccaacgcgttcggggaggcgcagctgtacctcaccgtagaagaatttggatggatgaagaggtggctggaaattaagggtacgctgacctgcacccagagccgttactttctgtacacagaggggaagaacccgttcaggaagcttgcctactccctgaggttggcatgggctgatgtggggctccgcagtcccattaacttcaccgacctccgcacagtccacgccgataatgcgaagaggtttcaagacaaaggcaaccgccaaagagtgagtgatttcatgtgtcacaacactgcaactgcggacaaattttacgcgaataatccttctttgaaggaggctgcggacattcggttgctcttcacacagtcacttcaagcagcggcggcggcatcgacagcagcagcgggaaatgaagacacttttgcgggtattgacatcgacagtgacaactctggagaggagcacagcccggctccctaccaagactccctaccaagacatgtcccgaagagggaccagtcactggccgaacacaacccctcagacatgggtgaagagagggtgccatactctgccccaacttcacccactgttgccagtgatcaacttgtaaatatgcagtgtgttgttgtaatcagtccccttgtaaatacgttatatcctgtttga